The following coding sequences lie in one Spinacia oleracea cultivar Varoflay chromosome 1, BTI_SOV_V1, whole genome shotgun sequence genomic window:
- the LOC110793121 gene encoding protein SENSITIVITY TO RED LIGHT REDUCED 1, with amino-acid sequence MAAAADDDTTTYDERSEYVDPDWTVVLPRRKRRKCQPKVSHPEQDVKEQQLAPPDLEVDEERESKLMQKIETSLKKLESSKFFELFLNQIQDPEVFNCFSRVLGSEPSMKMVVYGIGSIESFEAPRLQLSLVMLMKRKFEWIGDVEVFDPVLSGTETRVLESLGYSVITVNEEGRRQALKPTLFFMPHCEASLYHNLLEVNWNADMLRNLALFGNSFESYEHHNDVVKDYIASPYTKRILAARTFAEEFRVKTGPDDHCRAFYESSWLFFNPNHEQGLPIV; translated from the coding sequence ATGGCTGCTGCTGCTGATGATGATACTACAACCTATGATGAGAGGTCTGAATACGTTGATCCTGATTGGACTGTTGTCCTACCTCGTCGGAAACGGAGAAAATGTCAGCCTAAAGTATCCCACCCAGAGCAAGATGTAAAAGAGCAGCAATTGGCCCCACCTGACCTGGAAGTCGATGAAGAGAGAGAGTCAAAATTAATGCAGAAAATCGAGACTAGCTTGAAGAAACTCGAGAGCTCCAagttttttgaacttttcttgaatCAGATACAAGACCCTGAAGtgtttaattgtttttctagagTTTTAGGGTCTGAACCAAGTATGAAGATGGTAGTATATGGTATAGGCAGCATCGAATCTTTTGAAGCCCCACGGTTACAGCTTAGTTTAGTGATGTTGATGAAGAGAAAGTTTGAATGGATAGGTGATGTCGAGGTATTTGACCCTGTTCTTTCTGGCACTGAAACACGGGTTCTGGAATCTCTTGGGTATTCTGTTATAACGGTGAATGAGGAAGGTAGAAGACAGGCATTAAAACCCACATTGTTCTTTATGCCTCACTGTGAGGCTTCGTTGTATCACAACCTTCTAGAGGTAAATTGGAATGCAGATATGTTGAGAAACTTGGCATTATTTGGAAACAGTTTTGAATCTTATGAACATCACAATGATGTAGTCAAGGACTACATAGCTTCTCCTTACACAAAGCGTATCTTGGCTGCTCGGACATTTGCAGAGGAGTTCAGAGTCAAAACAGGTCCAGATGATCATTGCAGAGCCTTTTATGAATCCAGTTGGCTTTTTTTCAACCCGAATCATGAGCAAGGATTACCCATTGTTTAG